From the genome of Pseudobacteroides sp.:
TTACGAAGATAATATAATTAAAAATTAAAGAAGTATGAAAAGGAGTTGTTATTTATGAATAGGACACCACTTGACAGATTGTCATTAATTATAGTTATTATTGGAGCATTAAACTGGTTATCAATAGGTCTATTCAGAATTGACCTTGTTGCATCCATGTTTGCAAATCCAACAACTATACCAAGCAGGGTAGTATATACAATAGTAGGTCTTGCAGGATTGTACTGCATTAGCTTGCTGTTTAGGGAAAACGTACCTGCTAAGGACCAGGCTTAATCTATAAAAGCTTAAGTTCTGATTCAATTTAGCAAATATAGCATTCTTCGTATGCTCACGGCAGCTTAGCATTTAGGAATATCTAAGTGCCAAGAGCATACGAAAAATGTTTTATAGGGCTGTTACTCGTTAGCAGTCATATGGGGCTTGTCCACTGTACAGTTAAATCCATGAGAATCGGTACAGATGTCTTTGTTTTGAATAATAATATTTTTAT
Proteins encoded in this window:
- a CDS encoding DUF378 domain-containing protein is translated as MNRTPLDRLSLIIVIIGALNWLSIGLFRIDLVASMFANPTTIPSRVVYTIVGLAGLYCISLLFRENVPAKDQA